One window from the genome of Eublepharis macularius isolate TG4126 chromosome 15, MPM_Emac_v1.0, whole genome shotgun sequence encodes:
- the LOC129343356 gene encoding kelch-like protein 31: MAPKKKTPKKSKAVKRESPINTTMVEDPSLDIDHQHQLEGLFENGSDGFLCTATEVIDPSHGNSVLEVMSHMRQEHLLCDLMITTKAKSFSVHKLVMSSCSDYFRSLLTTNLHLQQVDLKEVSSLGLATAIAYAYTGKLSLSLYTIGSTISTASHLQMYTLLNICTDFLIQEMNVENWVYIANMADTYNLNQVKEAARKFIREHFLEFSDTEQFMKLTFDQLNELLMDDNLQITSEVVVFQIAMKWLEFDSKRLKHAADLLNNIRFGTIPAQDLISYIQPVPCMMQNPECHKLLVDAMNYHLLPYQQNDLQSRRTKIRGSYKVLITVGGRPCSTEKALSKDINYRDEEGNWNKLTEMPAKCFNQCVVVMDGFLYVAGGEDQNDARNQAKHALNNLCRYDPRFKTWLHLASMSHKRTHFSLNVFDGHLYAVGGRNAKGALVSVECYVPSTNTWQAKANMELPRCCHASVIIGGKILTTGGYVNNAYSRTVCSYDPATDTWRDCSWLSGPRGWHCAATLGDHAYVLGGSQLGPRGERVDVVALERYNYLTNQWSCMAPLPIGLSMAGVATLGGQILLAGGWNESGKKYQKSVLAYNPDLNEWTEEGELLEGTVGVSCCTIALPHSSTRGSRASSVASATISI; encoded by the exons ATGGCTCCTAAGAAGAAAACCCCCAAAAAGAGCAAGGCAGTGAAGAGAGAGTCTCCTATTAATACCACAATGGTAGAGGATCCTTCCCTTGATATTGACCACCAGCACCAGCTGGAGGGCTTGTTTGAAAATGGTTCTGATGGATTCCTGTGCACCGCTACTGAAGTCATAGATCCAAGCCATGGAAACAGCGTCCTGGAAGTGATGAGTCACATGCGCCAAGAGCACTTACTTTGCGACCTCATGATCACCACCAAAGCAAAGTCCTTCAGCGTCCACAAGCTAGTGATGTCCTCTTGCAGTGATTATTTCAGAAGCCTACTGACAACAAATCTCCACCTTCAACAAGTAGATCTCAAAGAGGTTTCCTCCTTGGGTTTGGCCACAGCCATAGCCTATGCCTACACAGGGAAGCTGAGTCTTTCCCTGTATACCATCGGCAGCACCATTTCCACAGCCAGCCACCTTCAGATGTACACTCTGCTCAACATATGCACTGACTTCCTCATCCAGGAGATGAATGTGGAAAACTGGGTATATATTGCCAATATGGCAGATACATACAATCTCAACCAGGTAAAGGAGGCTGCAAGGAAGTTCATCAGAGAACACTTCCTGGAGTTCTCCGACACAGAGCAGTTCATGAAACTCACTTTCGATCAACTCAATGAGCTGTTGATGGATGACAATCTTCAGATCACTAGTGAAGTGGTAGTCTTCCAGATTGCTATGAAATGGCTCGAATTTGATTCCAAGCGGCTCAAACATGCTGCTGACCTCCTGAACAACATTCGGTTCGGCACCATCCCAGCTCAGGACTTGATCAGCTACATCCAGCCTGTGCCCTGTATGATGCAGAACCCAGAATGCCATAAGCTGCTGGTAGATGCTATGAATTACCACTTGCTACCATACCAGCAAAATGACCTTCAGTCCAGAAGGACCAAGATTCGAGGAAGCTATAAAGTGCTGATCACAGTTGGCGGGCGTCCGTGCTCAACTGAGAAAGCCCTTAGCAAAGACATAAACTACAGGGATGAAGAGGGAAACTGGAATAAGCTTACAGAGATGCCAGCCAAATGCTTTAACCAGTGTGTCGTGGTGATGGATGGATTTCTGTATGTGGCAGGAGGAGAAGATCAAAATGATGCCCGAAACCAGGCGAAGCACGCACTTAACAATCTGTGCAG GTACGACCCACGTTTCAAAACTTGGCTGCACTTGGCTAGCATGTCGCACAAGAGAACTCACTTCAGCCTCAATGTTTTCGATGGGCACCTGTACGCTGTTGGGGGCCGCAATGCCAAGGGGGCCCTCGTCTCTGTTGAGTGCTACGTCCCTTCCACCAACACCTGGCAAGCCAAAGCCAACATGGAGTTGCCACGCTGCTGCCATGCCAGTGTCATCATCGGTGGCAAAATCTTAACAACCGGCGGCTACGTGAACAACGCCTACTCTCGCACCGTTTGCAGCTACGACCCTGCAACAGACACTTGGCGAGATTGCTCTTGGCTGAGTGGCCCAAGGGGGTGGCACTGTGCCGCTACCTTAGGAGACCATGCCTATGTCCTGGGAGGCAGTCAGCTGGGCCCCCGAGGGGAGAGGGTGGATGTGGTCGCTTTGGAACGCTACAACTATTTGACAAACCAATGGAGCTGCATGGCCCCCCTTCCCATAGGTCTGAGCATGGCTGGGGTGGCAACTCTTGGCGGGCAAATCTTACTAGCGGGTGGCTGGAATGAAAGTGGGAAAAAGTACCAGAAGAGTGTCCTGGCCTACAACCCCGACCTGAATGAATGGACAGAGGAAGGGGAACTCTTGGAAGGCACAGTCGGGGTTTCCTGTTGTACCATTGCCCTCCCCCACTCAAGCACCCGGGGGTCCCGGGCCAGCTCCGTGGCCTCTGCAACCATTAGTATTTAA